A single window of Stigmatopora nigra isolate UIUO_SnigA chromosome 20, RoL_Snig_1.1, whole genome shotgun sequence DNA harbors:
- the chd3 gene encoding chromodomain-helicase-DNA-binding protein 3 isoform X2, translated as MSSPPRDTEEDEALHSEGGGSLEEEEEEDGGGGGGGGEGDVSLDATSDVHSPATSRPSANAVANAVAGGPQSASDGELPRKKKGRPKKKDNEAKPAKSPKTRKRKKIDDQGDSAAATNGEGERDPTAALDGVLAQSSKKRKKHKDRKDKKCKRKQKDDEDQDTVSQRDTAKPVEQKTSAQLAKEWALEDVRHVFTEEDYGELTNYKAFSQFLRPMIAKKNPKIPMSKMMTILGAKWREFTFNNPFKGDGAAVAAAAAAAAAIAVARQVSAVVSAPPERPPPPPPVRKAKTKEGKGPGYKKRSKSLRGPDKKKVKAKKMAPTRVKISPVCSKRKKSCSSDEGDESQPEDSGVCGMKSNRQRPTKKKKKKKNEEEGDGYETDHQDFCEVCQQGGEIILCDTCPRAYHLVCLEPELEKAPEGKWSCPHCEREGIQWEAKDKDIEDLEEEEDAPEEEKDDHMEFCRVCKDGGELLCCETCTSSYHIHCLNPPLPEVPNGEWLCPRCTCPPIEGRVQKILHWRWGQPPTAGVSEPVSEPVSEPDRPAAPPFVAKGRAEREFLVKLAGQSYWRCTWITELQLEIFHSVMYRNYQRKTDMDEPPPLDYASGGEDRSEAGKSQKWRAMEDKYYKYGIKPEWMSIHRIINHSVDKKAAYHYLVKWRDLTYDQCTWEEDRVDLPHFGLHKANYWRHRDSITTEDPDGPRQMRSEGREGQEEATSPAPPVADPTVKYEEQPTYVTSTGGTLHPYQMEGLNWLRFSWAQGTDTILADEMGLGKTIQTIVFLYSLFKEGHSRGPFLVSAPLSTIINWEREFEMWAPDLYVVTYAGDKDSRAIIRENEFSFHDWPAKGGKKAFKMRGETTIKFHVLLTSYELVTVDQTALKSTDWACLVVDEAHRLKNNQSKFFRRLNDYKIQHKLLLTGTPLQNNLEELFHLLNFLTPNRFNNLDGFLEEFADVSQEEQIKKLHQLMGPHMLRRLKADVFQNMPAKTELIVRVELSPMQKKYYKLILTKNFEALNSKGAGNQVSLLNVVMDLKKCCNHPYLFPVASTEAQKTASGAYEGSALTKASGKLTLLQKMLRKLKEQGHRVLVFSQMTKMLDLLEDFLDFQGYKYERIDGAVTGALRQEAIDRFNAPGACQFCFLLSTRAGGLGINLATADTVVIFDSDWNPHNDIQAFSRAHRIGQANKVMIYRFVTRASVEERITQVAKRKMMLTHLVVRPGLGSKAGSMSKQELDDILKFGTEELFKDGAEGAKNSTGDRAEDEGNVIHYDGAAVERLLDRGQDATDDSDVQNMNEYLSSFKVARYVVREEDKVDEMEREIIKQEENVDPDYWEKLLRHHYEQQQEDLASKLGKGKRNRKPVNYNDAAQEDQEWHAVISDNQSEYSVGSEEEDEDFDDRPEGRRQSRRQLRNEKDKPLPPLLARVGGNLEVLGFNTRQRKAFLNAVMRWGMPSREAFSSQWLVRDLRGKSEKEFKAYVSLFMRHLCEPVADGAETFADGVPREGLCRQPVLTRIGVMSLLKKKIQEFQHINGRWSIPEPKPRAGPEKPSSRASSPAAATDAGGNDTPCTSSAATPAPAEGPENSVEEDEEREGGAPPEKERKPCTPGSASPSPTREPREDVGGDGTPEGREDHPGGDPSGLSQVTGQHAAKMEEEKRDGENPKAQKGDSSPREAEGEKDAKTEVDEGQTRGDGKPPAQRPRFMFNIADGGFTELHTLWQNEERAAISSGKMNEIWHRRHDFWLLAGILTHGYARWQDVQNDWPFAIVNQPFESQANKGNFLEMKNKFLARRFKLLEQALVIEEQLRRAAYLNMTQDPGHPAMALNVRLAEVECLAESHQHLSKESLAGNRPANVVLHKVLNQLEDLLSDMKADVSRLPAALARVAPIAVRLQMSERAILSRLAGRGGQAQAPPPIPPGPYATPQDYGAFASAPPSGALFVGGANYSQMPAGSFVSEAAGGAAWGAGGGPAAAAGAAANACQKTKEHDVVQRQRVVDLWKDGKSEGAIGLELRMPKSTVHSIIVKYRLSNTVENLPRNGRPKKP; from the exons ATGTCCTCTCCTCCGCGGGACACCGAGGAAGACGAGGCTCTTCATTCAGAGGGAGGAGGATCtttggaggaagaagaagaagaagacggcggcggcggcggtggcggcggcgaagGAGACGTCTCGTTAGACGCTACGAGCGACGTCCACTCGCCGGCGACGTCTCGTCCAAGTGCAAATGCGGTCGCAAACGCCGTCGCAG GGGGGCCGCAAAGCGCGTCCGATGGGGAACTCCCGCGTAAAAAGAAAGGACGGCCAAAGAAGAAGGACAACGAGGCCAAGCCCGCCAAGTCCCCCAAGACCAGAAAGCGCAAGAAAATT GACGACCAGGGAGACTCGGCGGCAGCGACAAATGGCGAGGGAGAGCGGGACCCGACGGCGGCGCTGGACGGCGTTTTGGCCCAGTCCtcgaagaagaggaaaaagcaCAAAGACAGGAAAGACAAGAAATGCAAGAGGAAGCAAAAAGATGACGAGGACCAAGACACGGTGTCTCAGAGAGACACGGCAAAG CCCGTGGAGCAGAAGACCTCGGCCCAGCTGGCCAAGGAGTGGGCGCTGGAGGACGTCCGTCACGTCTTCACCGAGGAAGACTACGGGGAGCTGACCAACTACAAAGCCTTCAGTCAGTTCTTGAG ACCCATGATCGCCAAAAAGAACCCCAAGATTCCCATGTCCAAGATGATGACCATCCTGGGGGCCAAATGGCGGGAGTTCACTTTCAACAACCCTTTCAAAGGCGACGGGGccgccgtggccgccgccgccgccgctgccgccgccatcGCCGTGGCCCGGCAGGTGTCGGCGGTGGTGAGCGCCCCGCCCGAGcggcccccgccgccgccgcccgtcCGGAaagccaagaccaaagagggcAAAG GTCCGGGTTACAAGAAACGCAGTAAAAGTCTGCGTGGCCCCGACAAGAAGAAGGTCAAGGCCAAAAAAATGGCACCCACCCGTGTGAAAATTTCCCCCGTGTGCTCCAAGAGGAAAAAGAGCTGCTCG AGCGACGAAGGAGACGAGTCGCAGCCAGAGGATTCGGGCGTATGCGGCATGAAGAGCAATCGTCAGCGGCccaccaagaagaaaaagaagaagaaaa ACGAGGAGGAGGGAGACGGCTACGAGACGGACCACCAGGACTTCTGCGAGGTGTGCCAGCAGGGCGGCGAGATCATCCTGTGCGACACCTGCCCGCGAGCGTACCACCTGGTGTGCCTGGAGCCCGAGCTGGAAAAGGCCCCCGAGGGCAAGTGGAGCTGCCCCCACTGT GAGCGAGAAGGAATCCAGTGGGAAGCCAAAGACAAAGACATTGAGgacttggaggaggaggaggacgccccggaggaggagaaggacgACCACATGGAGTTCTGCCGGGTGTGTAAAGACGGAGGTGAACTCCTGTGCTGTGAGACCTGCACCTCCTCCTACCACATCCACTGTCTAAACCCTCCGCTGCCAGAAGTCCCCAACGGAGAGTGGTTGTGTCCACGGTGCACG TGCCCGCCCATCGAGGGACGGGTGCAAAAGATCCTCCACTGGCGCTGGGGGCAGCCCCCGACGGCGGGCGTCTCGGAGCCCGTCTCGGAGCCCGTCTCGGAGCCGGACCGGCCGGCGGCCCCGCCCTTCGTCGCCAAGGGCCGAGCCGAACGGGAGTTCTTGGTCAAGCTGGCCGGTCAGTCCTACTGGCGCTGTACCTGGATCACCGAGCTGCAG TTGGAGATCTTCCACTCGGTGATGTACAGAAACTACCAGAGGAAGACGGACATGGACGAACCGCCCCCTTTGGACTACGCCTCGGGCGGCGAAGATCGCAGCGAGGCGGGGAAAAGCCAGAAGTGGCGTGCCATGGAGGACAAGTACTACAAATACGGCATCAAACCCGAGTGGATGAGCATCCATCGCATCATCAACCACAG CGTGGACAAGAAGGCCGCGTACCATTACCTGGTCAAGTGGCGAGACCTGACCTACGACCAGTGCACGTGGGAAGAGGACCGTGTGGACCTCCCCCACTTTGGCCTCCACAAGGCCAACTACTGGAGACACAG GGACTCCATCACCACGGAGGACCCCGACGGGCCCCGCCAGATGAGGAGCGAAGGTCGGGAGGGTCAAGAAGAGGCGACTTCTCCGGCCCCGCCCGTCGCCGAC CCCACCGTCAAATACGAGGAGCAGCCCACTTACGTGACGTCCACGGGCGGCACGCTGCACCCGTACCAGATGGAGGGTCTGAACTGGCTGCGCTTCTCTTGGGCTCAAGGCACCGACACCATCCTGGCCGACGAGATGGGTCTGGGCAAGACCATCCAGACCATCGTCTTCCTCTACTCGCTCTTCAAAGAG GGTCACAGCAGAGGTCCCTTCCTGGTCAGCGCCCCGCTTTCCACCATCATCAACTGGGAGCGGGAGTTTGAGATGTGGGCGCCCGACTTGTACGTGGTGACCTACGCCGGCGACAAGGACAGCCGAGCCATCATCCGCGAGAACGAATTCTCCTTCCACGACTGGCCGGCCAAGGGCGGCAAGAAAGCCTTCAAGATGCGG GGAGAGACGACCATCAAATTCCACGTCCTCCTGACCTCGTACGAGCTGGTGACCGTGGACCAGACGGCGCTCAAGTCCACGGACTGGGCCTGCCTGGTGGTGGACGAGGCTCACCGCCTTAAAAACAACCAGTCCAAG TTCTTCCGCCGACTGAACGACTACAAGATCCAGCACAAGCTGCTGCTGACGGGAACGCCTTTACAGAACAACCTGGAGGAGCTTTTCCACCTGCTGAACTTCCTGACTCCCAACCGTTTCAA CAACCTGGACGGCTTCCTGGAAGAGTTTGCCGACGTCTCCCAGGAGGAGCAGATCAAGAAACTCCACCAGCTGATGGGGCCTCACATGCTGCGCCGACTGAAGGCCGACGTCTTCCAGAACATGCCGGCCAAGACCGAGCTGATCGTGCGGGTGGAGCTCAGTCCCATGCAGAA GAAATACTACAAGCTGATTCTCACCAAGAACTTTGAGGCGCTCAACTCCAAAGGCGCCGGGAACCAGGTGTCCCTGCTCAACGTCGTCATGGACCTGAAGAAGTGCTGCAACCATCCCTACCTCTTCCCCGTCGCCTCCACG GAGGCCCAGAAAACGGCCAGCGGCGCGTACGAGGGTTCCGCCCTCACCAAGGCCTCGGGGAAACTGACCTTGCTGCAGAAGATGCTGAGGAAGCTGAAGGAGCAGGGACACCGAGTTCTGGTCTTCTCGCAG ATGACCAAAATGCTGGACTTGCTGGAAGACTTCCTGGATTTCCAAGGTTACAAGTACGAAAGGATTGACGGCGCTGTCACCGGCGCGCTCAGGCAGGAGGCCATCGACCGCTTCAACG CTCCCGGCGCTTGTCAGTTTTGTTTCTTGCTCTCCACCCGGGCCGGCGGTTTGGGCATCAACCTGGCCACGGCGGACACGGTGGTCATCTTCGACTCGGACTGGAACCCCCACAACGACATCCAG GCCTTCAGTCGGGCCCACCGCATCGGGCAGGCCAACAAGGTGATGATCTACCGCTTTGTGACGCGGGCCAGCGTGGAGGAGCGCATCACGCAGGTGGCCAAGAGAAAGATGATGCTGACTCATCTGGTGGTCCGGCCCGGCCTGGGCTCCAAAGCCGGCTCCATGAGCAAGCAGGAGCTGGACGACATCCTCAAGTTCGGCACCGAGGAGCTCTTCAAGGACGGGGCGGAAG GCGCCAAGAATTCGACGGGGGACAGGGCCGAGGACGAGGGCAACGTCATCCACTACGACGGCGCGGCCGTGGAGAGGCTGTTGGACCGCGGCCAGGACGCCACCGACGACTCGGACGTGCAGAACATGAACGAGTACCTGAGCTCCTTCAAAGTGGCCCGCTACGTGGTCCGAGAGGAGGACAAG GTGGACGAGATGGAGCGAGAGATCATCAAGCAGGAGGAGAACGTGGACCCCGACTACTGGGAGAAGCTCTTGCGCCACCACTACGAGCAGCAGCAGGAGGACCTGGCCAGCAAGTTGGGCAAAGGCAAGCGCAACCGCAAGCCCGTCAACTACAACGACGCCGCCCAGGAAGACCAAG AGTGGCACGCCGTCATTTCCGACAACCAGTCCGAGTACTCGGTAGGAtccgaggaggaggacgaggacttTGACGACCGTCCGGAAG GCCGGAGACAATCCCGTCGCCAGCTGAGGAACGAGAAGGACAAACCGCTCCCTCCACTTCTGGCCAGAGTGGGCGGCAACCTGGAG GTTCTCGGCTTCAATACGCGCCAGCGGAAGGCTTTCCTCAATGCCGTGATGCGCTGGGGGATGCCCTCTCGGGAGGCCTTCTCGTCCCAGTGGCTGGTCCGAGACCTGCGGGGCAAAAGCGAGAAGGAATTCAA GGCGTACGTGTCGCTCTTCATGCGTCACTTGTGCGAGCCGGTGGCCGACGGGGCGGAGACTTTTGCCGACGGCGTCCCGCGGGAGGGCTTGTGCCGCCAACCCGTCCTCACGCGCATCGGCGTCATGTCGCTGCTCAAAAAGAAG ATTCAGGAGTTCCAGCACATCAACGGGCGCTGGAGTATCCCGGAGCCGAAGCCCCGGGCGGGCCCGGAAAAGCCCTCCTCCCGAGCCTCTtcccccgccgccgccacagATGCCGGTGGCAACGACACGCCGTGCACCTCCAGCGCGGCGACACCCGCGCCTGCGGAAGGGCCCGAAAATAGCGTCGAGGAAGACGAGGAGCGGGAGGGCGGGGCCCCGCCGGAGAAGGAGAGAAAG CCCTGCACCCCTGGAAGCGCGTCTCCTAGTCCCACAAGGGAGCCCCGAGAGGACGTCGGCGGTGATGGGACGCCGGAGGGGCGGGAAGACCATCCCGGCGGTGACCCGTCTGGCCTGAGCCAAGTCACGGGCCAACACGCAG CGAAAATGGAAGAGGAGAAACGGGACGGCGAGAACCCCAAAGCCCAAAAGGGGGATTCGTCGCCCCGGGAGGCGGAAGGTGAAAAGGACGCCAAGACTGAGGTCGACGAGGGCCAGACCAGGGGCGACGGGAAGCCGCCCGCCCAGCGGCCGCGCTTCATGTTTAACATTGCCGACGGCGGCTTCACCg AGCTTCACACTCTTTGGCAGAACGAAGAGCGGGCCGCCATCTCCTCGGGAAAGATGAACGAGATCTGGCACCGGCGCCACGATTTCTGGCTCCTGGCAGGAATCCTCAC TCACGGCTACGCTCGCTGGCAGGACGTCCAGAACGACTGGCCCTTCGCCATCGTCAACCAGCCTTTCGAGTCGCAGGCCAACAAAGGCAACTTCTTGGAAATGAAGAACAAGTTTCTGGCCCGCCGCTTCAAG CTCCTGGAGCAGGCGCTGGTCATCGAGGAGCAGCTGCGGCGCGCCGCCTACCTGAACATGACGCAGGACCCCGGCCACCCGGCCATGGCGCTCAACGTGCGCTTGGCCGAGGTGGAGTGCCTGGCCGAGTCGCACCAACACCTCAGCAAGGAGTCGTTGGCGGGCAACAGGCCGGCCAATGTGGTCCTGCACAAAG TGCTGAaccagctggaggacctgctgAGCGACATGAAGGCCGACGTGAGCCGGCTGCCGGCCGCGCTGGCCCGAGTGGCGCCCATCGCCGTGCGGCTGCAGATGTCCGAGCGCGCCATCCTGAGCCGGCTGGCCGGCAGAGGCGGCCAGGCTCAGGCCCCCCCG CCCATCCCTCCCGGACCTTACGCCACCCCCCAGGACTACGGAGCCTTCGCCTCGGCCCCGCCGTCGGGCGCCCTCTTTGTGGGAGGGGCCAACTACAGTCAGATGCCAGCCGGATCCTTCGTATCAG AAGCCGCCGGCGGAGCCGCTTGGGGAGCCGGCGGGGggccggccgccgccgccggcgccgccgcaAACGCGTGCCAGAAGACCAAGGAGCACGACGTGGTGCAGCGGCAGCGGGTGGTGGACCTGTGGAAGGACGGCAAGTCGGAGGGGGCCATCGGCCTGGAGCTGCGCATGCCCAAATCCACCGTGCACAGCATCATCGTCAAGTACCGCCTGAGTAACACGGTGGAGAACCTGCCGCGCAACGGGCGCCCTAAAAAACCCTGA